From a region of the Trueperaceae bacterium genome:
- a CDS encoding ABC transporter permease — protein MSIFLIALVAAALRVATPILLAALGEMLIERAGILNLGIEGTMLLAAFTGFVAAHQSGSLWLGLAAAVATGVLLSLLMGLLTVTLGLNQHVSGLGITLLGSGLALYFFRLLYGGGSTPPSLEQAFGQWRVLPESPLGPLFSQYGLTYFALLLVPLLAWLLGRTTLGLRLHSVGENPEAVDVAGVNVYRVRYLALAMGGALIGLGGAFLTLAQLGAFTHGVVSGRGWVAIAIVIFGNWRPVRVLLGALLFGFVQALQLRLQAEGVPVPYELLLALPYLVTILVLALAGRNASYPAALLKPYRREGG, from the coding sequence ATGAGCATCTTCCTGATCGCCCTGGTCGCGGCCGCGCTGCGCGTGGCCACGCCCATCCTCCTGGCGGCGCTCGGCGAGATGCTCATCGAGCGCGCCGGCATCCTCAACCTCGGCATCGAGGGCACCATGCTGCTGGCCGCCTTCACCGGCTTCGTGGCCGCTCACCAGTCGGGCTCGCTGTGGCTCGGCCTGGCGGCGGCCGTGGCCACCGGAGTGCTCCTGTCGCTGCTCATGGGGCTCCTGACCGTCACCCTCGGCCTGAACCAGCACGTGTCCGGCCTCGGCATCACCCTGCTCGGGAGCGGGCTCGCCCTCTACTTCTTCCGCCTCCTCTACGGCGGCGGCAGCACCCCACCGAGCCTCGAGCAGGCCTTCGGGCAGTGGCGCGTGCTGCCGGAATCGCCGCTCGGGCCCCTGTTCAGTCAGTACGGCCTCACCTACTTCGCTCTCCTGCTAGTTCCGCTACTGGCGTGGCTGCTAGGGCGCACCACGCTCGGCCTGAGGCTCCACTCCGTGGGCGAGAACCCCGAGGCGGTGGACGTGGCCGGCGTGAACGTCTACCGGGTCCGCTACCTGGCGCTCGCCATGGGCGGCGCGCTCATCGGCCTGGGCGGCGCGTTCCTCACCCTGGCGCAGCTCGGCGCCTTCACGCACGGCGTGGTGAGCGGCCGCGGCTGGGTCGCCATCGCCATCGTGATCTTCGGCAACTGGCGGCCCGTGCGGGTCCTGCTCGGCGCCCTCCTCTTCGGCTTCGTGCAGGCGCTGCAGCTCAGGCTTCAGGCCGAGGGGGTGCCCGTGCCGTACGAGCTCCTCCTCGCACTCCCCTACCTGGTCACCATCCTCGTGCTCGCGCTCGCCGGGCGGAACGCCAGCTACCCCGCAGCCCTCCTCAAGCCGTACAGGCGCGAGGGCGGTTGA